DNA from Solanum stenotomum isolate F172 chromosome 3, ASM1918654v1, whole genome shotgun sequence:
ttacaaaaaaaatatatattttgatgtgTTTGGTCAGAggaaatatctaattttttcatgtttgactgattaaaatttttgaaaaatatattttttagaaaaagaaatatcttAATCACAAGGAAAATAACTTCACAAGTGAagtataaaaaaacaaatttcgCAAATGGCATTTCACATTAATTGTGTCTTTTTAGTCTCTAACACATCGTACATCTTTACCCCCACCAAGTAACCCCATCTCCACCATCCCACGTCCATCCACGCCTACCCTCACTCCACTCTCACCTCTCATAGTATTTATCAAGATTATATAAAATACTTTTAGGACAATATTTTTACTtcgaaaaatgaattaaaaattcacttattttttcttaaaaagtatttttcaagaaaacattttccttcaaaccgACCTTACCcggaaaatattattatttttcctttctttttgtttcttcacaagtttgaaaaatcatccatCGTTCCTTTTTGAAgtgcatattttattttttatttttacaaattgcTTTTTGCCATAGAATCTATACCAATGAGTGGTCACTgaataattattgaaaaagaaattattcttattttcttgcatatatatatttgcatccTTTCTTGAAATCTTTcatcaatttaatattttctctctataaaacttctaaattatcaatttttttatttaaaaaaaaaacatttttatttcaatCCAAGAAGTGAGTAGAATTAATGGCATCAAGGAGAATTCACAAGGAACTAAGGGAGTTGCAAAGAGACCCTCCTACTTCATGTAGTgcaggtaaaaaaaaataatgttattttttatatatattttactatcCGTCGTCCCTCGGAGATTAAAATTATGGTGAAATGATAAATATTCTTACATCCTTGACCAtatgttttgagtttgaaccTTAATATAAAGTATCTTTTGATAAAGACATTTAATTTTCAAACTCCAATACGAAATTGAATTAGTAACGCTTCAAAACGGATACATGACAGTTGGCAAAATGGAAAGGGAAAAGTTTACTAAGGTATCCTATGGTGAATCCAAGACACCGTCAAGGAGTTTCACTTttcaaagaattcaaaaattatgATACTGTCGTAACTCATAacaagattttgaatttttcacttGTTTAAGTTCAAAATTCACGATATTTCCGCATAATTGACtactaataattttcaaacACGAACTATTTTTCAATAGATTAATTTTCTAGGAACGGACAAGTTTATTAAAGGGTCTATTAGTGAATCCAAAGACACCTATCAAAGAGTTTCacttattaaaatttaaagttcatAATATAGCATTATGAATTTCAAAACTCACGATAATATTCTAAAATTTACACTTATTTAAGTTCGAAATCCACGATACTatcataatgtttttttaaattattttttaggtcCTGTGGCTCAGGATATGTTTCATTGGCAAGCAACCATTATTGGGCCAAATGATAGCCCTTTTGCAGGTGGTGTTTTTCAAGTGGCCATCCATTTCCCCCCTGACTACCCTTTCAAACCCCCCAAGGTatgattatttatattaaaaaaataaaaaaaatatcacactATATAATATACATCAAGCTCAACAAAcccatgataaaaaaaatctcatttttattatttatatatttaaccaatataatttaattatacgCTTGTTGTATATAGAGTATACACTGGTATTACATTATTTGTTAGGcgttaaaaaatcattaaaaatgttAAGATCTCCTTTTTTGAAAGCCATAACAAGGCTTTCGtttcagaaaaaaatttattcataCTCAATGTACGTCAGATGACTGAAAACTtgtcatatatttatttgataaactatatattatcgcttaattataattaattattaagtaTTTTCACCTCAATTTAGCATACAATTGTACTAAATTAATATGAATgatattttgtataaatattgaatatgaatAAGTATTTATTTCTCACACGCACCTCCCAAAAAAATTGGAATAATGGGAAAATAATCAAAGAAATGATTATACTTAACTTTGATAATATTATTGGCAGGTGGCTTTCAAGACCAAAGTATTCCatccaaatataaataataatggaAATATTTGTTTGGACATTCTTAAAGACCAATGGAGCCCTGCTCTCACCATATCCAAGGTGATTTTTCTAATATGGCACATTTAAAATATCGAGTCAGTAACTTTTGCGTTGActatatttactaattttttttctccatatacatatatatagtttgAACAAGACGCAATACATTCCGTTGAACTTAGTATATCTagtcaaaaaggaaagaaatttgGAAAATCGAAATCTTtcaatataatacatatatcatGTTGAcattaaataaatcatttcacTTGAACATTATTAGAGTATGAAATTCTTCTACCAACTTAATTAATGAGTCGGTCAAGAAAGTTAAACTACGAATTCTCTTTCGTAATCATCAATTTAATCATTGTTCATGATTCAAGATTCTATATCATCATCCATCAATCAATCAtcatgatatattattataatactaataataataataataataataataataataataatagttataTTTACTTGTATGACTtaaatttctcaatttgtttttattttattttatgcagGTTTTGCTATCCATATGTTCACTACTAACAGATCCAAATCCAGATGATCCATTGGTACCAGAAATTGCACATTTGTACAAAACTGATAGGCAAAAGTATGAATCAGTGGCTCGTAATTGGACCCAAAAATATGCTATGAATTGActtgtggaattagtcgaggtgctgGAGAGTTGAACCAGACGccaagttttttttatattaaaaaaaaactcatgttaCTTTTTATAACTTATAACCATGATGTCTTCCTCCCAAACCATATAATAAGTGCAGAAAACTAGTATAAAATTAGTGAAATGGGAAGTGTGTCACAATTGAAGTATATATAACTATGCAAATTTGGGTTAAAAGAAATGGTCTTTTTTTTTGCCTTTCCTTACTAAACAATATAAAATGTTGTGAatgaaatttcttttttctcatcTGATGTTCAATACCCACACCCACTGCTTTGAATAGGAACACCCACACCCACTGCTTTGAATAGGATATCTCAAGTTTTAAATTCCTACCAACATGAattgtggtgcactggtggtAGTGTTTtacccttaaccagaggtttCGGGTTCAAGCCTtgagtatggagaaaatcttgttggaagCGCCACCCCAAAATGGGCCCTACAGAGcgcaatccaaatttagtcggagctccaatgtgggctccggaCACTGggtgggaaacaaaaaaaaaccccTACTTTTGTATAGTTGATTATCCAAACAAATGCCACAATTTAAGCTAACAGATAATGAAAGTGTAACGAATtttaacaacatacccagtgtacaTGCCAAAAGTGGATCtggagagggtagagtgtacgcgcaaaccttacctctacctcaaGGGTGAGGAAGAGAAATTGCTTCTcatagaccctcagctcaagacaATTTTACCAAAATCgcaaaaatgaaaatcaaatgTCATTAGCCATCATGTTGGTAAACAACATAGAGCTATTGCATTTGACTATGCACCTCCAAGCAAACTTTTAGTCCAGCAAATTACTCATAATATCAAGTTCGATCCAGCAatttattcacaatcacaagttTGATCTGCACCATATAGCCTCAAATTTACAGAGATTTTTATGCGAGAGAATTGTTACAACAATCAAAATCTAAAGTATAACCCATCACAGAGTGGTTAGAATGTACAGATATTTGCAGCTTCTTCCGCTAGCCTGCTGAAAAAACGCAGAATCTCGACTAACAGGcaaataataaaactaaaaaaaacttgTATTGGGGGAAAAATTATCTGCTTCTGTAACATCAAGAATGCCATCTCCTTGCaagaaaatgtgtcattttttcattaagacTTTATGGATTCATATTTCTCACCAACTGCACCACCTTTATCCTTCTGGAACTGGATATAGCGCAATGTGCTTGCGAGCAAAGCGTCTGCAGCAGGATCAGCGGTTTTATTTTCACTTTGCATTTCAGTTGTTATTAGCTCGATTAAGCTCTGGATGGATGCAACAGTGATCTGTGTGACCCCCTTCTCATAGAAATATAAATACCTGATATCATACAAATGATGAAGTGTATCTTAACGTCAATGACCTGCAAAACTGAGAACGTATCCGAGGAAAGGAAATAAACAAAGGATGTATAGTGTTGTTTACTTGTTTAGAATTTCTATAAAGAGCAAGACAGATCCACTGCTGCCTCGGGTTGCATTCGACATTTGTTGAGCAGCATTTGCAATCCTTAAGGCTCGTTTTAAACAAAGCAAAACCCTGGATCAATGAAAAAGAAGCAACCacattaagaagaaaaaaacttgaAATCAAGGAGCGGACTCAAGAGGCAAAACTCAGAGTGGCTCAAAGAAGACCCATAAACACACAAACCACAACTCGTGCAGGTATAAACCAAGCTAATAAATGCTCATAATAAGAGAGGCACGCCAGAAGTAAACTTCATCACTCCCTGACATAATTACTAACCTCTCTCCATCCTTGATGCTGTCCTGGTCATCAACCCAGAAAAGATGTGAACAAGAGTAGACAGCTTTGCACTGATCAGGCTTCTTCAGGAGTTTTGCGGAGTACTAAAGGATATTAAAAAAAGAGGGAGGGAACGGTTACTATCATAGAATGATGAAGCAGAAATCAGGAACAAGAAAATAAGAGGTAGTAGAATAGTTACCCCTGTAGCCTTGTGCGTTAGCGTGTCCCTGTTCTCAACACCAAAGATGTGCATTCTCTGAAGAGTACCTATTATTAATTGTATTGCGGTCACCTGTGCTTTAGAGTCCTATCAAAACATTCAACTACAATTAGACAAAGCAATGCATGAAATGTAAAAAACAATGCAGATATATTGAAATTCCAGGAAGTCGAGAAAATAGAGATCATAATAAAGTAAAGATAGGATAAGTAAATACTaccgaaatttcttcttcgtatAGTATATAAGCTTGGGTGAAGAATTCGTAGGCAACAGGCTCTAGGTCAGAGTCATTGGCAGCCTGAGCAACAAACGACATGTCAGTAAACCCATACTTTTTTAATAAGGTCCACAATCTTACACGTCTTAAGGATGAACTCATGTACCTCAGCACACTCTAGGTACAACCTTAGTGCTAGTTCAGGTACTGGAACACTTGAGAGAGCCTCAATTATCTGAAATAAGGTGTATGCAATTCATACATAATACGAATTTCCTCAGCACAATCTTAGGTAACAGGATTATTgcaaataaagaaagagaatCTAGAGATAAAAAAGGATACAAGAGAAGCAAAGCTgatctttcatttttcttttcaccaaaaCTTCATAATGGTGGTCGTCTTATCTTCAGAACTTCAAATGCAATACATGAgtcctatgttgctcggactcttcaaaaatgccaacgggtgcgtgtcggattcgccaaaagtagtgtatttttgaagaatccgagacgggtgcggcatcaaaagtgaagagtccgcgcaactaaGAATACATCACATACAACCCCATTCAGCTATATTACCTgatttaaaatctgaaaaattttCTTAGGTATAGCAGATGTTTCTTCCTCTGGAGCATTTTCATCTTGGTTTTGCAGTCGCCTTACCAACTAAAAAAGATGGAAAATCACAACATCAGAAGGTAAAGAAAACAGTCAGTTGTATACAACAAAGGAAAACTCGCTcaatctctctttttttcaaaaactggGAAGGGATGGTTTCCATTTTCTGTTATTTACTCCTTTGAAGTTTGAACAAGCAGTTGCACGAAAAAGGATCATCTTAAAATGCATACACAATAACTCAGCACTTGATTCATTTCTTTCGACGAAGACACAGCATGAGGTGTTTAACAGACCACCCATCTTGTAGTCATTGAGTTGTGAATTCAAACCTTAAGAGAATTAAAAATGAGGGGAGGAACTGTAAAGGGAAGCCTCTTTGGTCCTCCTGTCACAATATGCTTCTTCACAGTGCAAATTATCTGCAAATCAAAGAATTGGTAAGCCATATCAAATCTGAAAAGCAAGATACCAACACCTATAGCCGGAGATATAAATGTTATAGACATATAACATTGGATTGACACATTTTACTTTGCACAAACAAacatataaatgaataataTGAACATCACACTCTGCTACTTGCTAGATGAATGAAATTTTCATTTATGGATTTACTCAACATACCCCAGTGTAATCCTGCAAGTGAGGTCaacaatatcaatcatcattggTCATGTTTTTCCATTTAAATTCAATTTCAGGCCAACATTATACACAGTAAAAGCACTACAAAATCTCCATGACATAGGGCTACAAGATTCCCTAGAAAGCATAACACCTGAAATAAATGTACTAACATGATTAAAACATATTCAAAACTACCTACATAGATCTTTTTCTTCCCTTATGCCCTATCTTTCGTTAAGTTTACATGGATTCCAAGAAATTGAAAGTCTTCCGAGACAACTTTCTCGATGTGATTTTAAGCATACCTTGTCCTCTTTTAACACCTGCAC
Protein-coding regions in this window:
- the LOC125858580 gene encoding ubiquitin-conjugating enzyme E2 5B-like, encoding MASRRIHKELRELQRDPPTSCSAGPVAQDMFHWQATIIGPNDSPFAGGVFQVAIHFPPDYPFKPPKVAFKTKVFHPNINNNGNICLDILKDQWSPALTISKVLLSICSLLTDPNPDDPLVPEIAHLYKTDRQKYESVARNWTQKYAMN